The bacterium genomic interval GACGTCGCCCTCGCCGGGGCGTTCGTCTCCTCGGACGCGGTCCTGACCGCGGACACCGACGACCTGATCGACTACGAGCAGGGCATCCCGCACTTCCGCGGCTACCCGGGCCGGCTCGTCGCCTGCGATCCGCCGGCGGGGATGTCGAAGACGACGCTCGAAGGCTGAGGGGGCGCCGGCCATGACGACCCGAAGCGCCTGGGATCAGAAGCTCCGCGAGCTCAAGTCGGGACTGATGGCCCGGATCGCGGGCCGGGCGATGACGAAGGGCGAGACCGGGCTCGACGGTCTGGCCAAGTCGCTCCTGAAGCGCGGTGGCGGCGAGGTCCCGCACGATCCCGAGCTCGACCACCCCGAGGACTGGGATCGTCCGATCGACTGAATGCGTCAGCCGGTCTGGAGATCCTTCGCGGGCTGCGCGGCCGCGTGTCGTCCCGCGAGATAGCCGAACACCACGCCGTTCCCGATCGTGCCGCCCCCGCTCGGATAGGCCCAGGCGAACGTGTTCGCGGCGGTGTTGCCGGCGGCATAGAGGCCCGGAACGACGCCCCCGCTCGCGCGGCGGACGCGCCCGTCGGGATCGATCCGGGGCCCGCCGTTCGTGCCGAGGGTCGCGGGATGGATCTGGACCGCGTAGTAGGGCGGGCGGTCGAGGGGACGGACGCGGCCGGGCGCCATGATGCCGGCGCGGTGGCGATCGAAGTCCGGGTCCTCGCCCTTCGCGGCATGCTCGTTGAAGCGCGCGATCGTCGCCTCGAAGCGTTCCGGGTCGACGCCCATCTGGCGAGCGAGCGCGCCGAATCCGTCCGCCTTCGGCATCCATTCCGGCGCGGGATCGTCGGGGCCGACGCCGACGACGGTGAGGCGCGACTTCACGCCGTGATCGAAGACCTGCCAGCCGGGCGCCTCGTTCGGGAAGCCGACCGCGGTCGGGTCGAAGCGGCCGAAGGCCTTGGGGAAATCGTTGTAGGGGAGCGACTCGTTGGCGAAGCGGTCGCCGTGACCGTTCACGATCAGACTCCCGGGCTCGCCGCGGCCCGACTCGAACTGCGCGATCGGGACCCCGTCCCGCGTGTCCTCGGGGTCGACCATCGCCGGCTGCCCCCAGTACGAGTTCATGTTGCCGAGAGCGGCGCCCGCCTCCATCGCCATCTGGAGCCCGTCCCCCGTGTTGTTGGGCGGCGAGAGCGCCATCAAGTCGTACCCGATGAAGGCGCGGACGAGCTCGCGATTCCATTCGAAGCCGCCGCAGGCGAGGACCACGCCTCTCCGCGCCCCGAAGTGGACGTCGCGCCCGTCCTGCTGGCAACGCAGGCCGATGACCTCGCCGCCCTCGCAGATCAGCTCCCGTGCCGGCGTGGACGACAGTGCCGCGACGCCGCGATCGAGGAGCCCCCGGAAGAGCCGGCCGATCAGGGCGGCCCCCTTGGCTCGTACGTCCGCCGCCTCGCGTCGCGCGATCTCGTCGCCCATCTGCAGCGCCTGGCCCGACATGTCCTCGCCGAGAGTGGTCACGCCCCCGAGATGGGGGTCGGCGACCCGACTGCTCAGCCGGTCCTTCCATTCTCCGAGCTCGCCCGGAGCATCGAAGAGCACCGGCTCGACCGAACGCGCCCCGGGCCGTCGGCCCGGTACCTCGTAGGGGAAGTAGTAGTCGGGGAAATTCGGCACGGTCTGCATCTCGACCGGCGTGTGGGCTTCGAGGTAGCGGAGCGCCTCGGGTGCGGCGTCGACCCAGGTCTCGATCAGATCGGGGTCGTAGGGTCGTCCCTTCGCGAGATGGCGGATGTAGGCGATCGCGTCCTCGCGCGAGTCGTCGACGCCGGCTGCGGCCATGTGGTGGTTCTGCGGGATCCACATGACGCCGCCCGAGATGCCGGTCGTGCCGCCGAACCGATCGGCCTTCTCGACGACGAGGACCTCGGCGCCGCCGTCATGGGCGAGCGTCGCGGCGGTGAGCGCAGCGCCGCCGCTCCCGACGACGATCACGTCCGCGATTCGGTCCCATTGCTCGGGACGGCCTTCGATCATGGTCGGGCTCCAGGGTTCGTGCCGGTCTCAGGCGAGGATCGGGTCCAGCCTGTGGAAGAGCGGGTTCTCGTCGTCCGGGTCGGTTCCGGCGACGATCATCGAGAGCCGGAGGACCTTCCGGTGGAGCAGGCGCACCAGCGCCTCGTCGCGGTCCGGGTCGCCCGCCTGGATGAACGCCATCAGCGCCGCGTCGGCATCG includes:
- a CDS encoding FAD-dependent oxidoreductase, with amino-acid sequence MIEGRPEQWDRIADVIVVGSGGAALTAATLAHDGGAEVLVVEKADRFGGTTGISGGVMWIPQNHHMAAAGVDDSREDAIAYIRHLAKGRPYDPDLIETWVDAAPEALRYLEAHTPVEMQTVPNFPDYYFPYEVPGRRPGARSVEPVLFDAPGELGEWKDRLSSRVADPHLGGVTTLGEDMSGQALQMGDEIARREAADVRAKGAALIGRLFRGLLDRGVAALSSTPARELICEGGEVIGLRCQQDGRDVHFGARRGVVLACGGFEWNRELVRAFIGYDLMALSPPNNTGDGLQMAMEAGAALGNMNSYWGQPAMVDPEDTRDGVPIAQFESGRGEPGSLIVNGHGDRFANESLPYNDFPKAFGRFDPTAVGFPNEAPGWQVFDHGVKSRLTVVGVGPDDPAPEWMPKADGFGALARQMGVDPERFEATIARFNEHAAKGEDPDFDRHRAGIMAPGRVRPLDRPPYYAVQIHPATLGTNGGPRIDPDGRVRRASGGVVPGLYAAGNTAANTFAWAYPSGGGTIGNGVVFGYLAGRHAAAQPAKDLQTG